Proteins from a single region of Nitrospira sp.:
- a CDS encoding DUF2059 domain-containing protein, with translation MRDQEKRQQGCVARVALLGCFWSMTVVVGGAVADAATIENSKTIKIEKLLTLIRVSELESEYETLTQKYVSEYEQQIRKSIAVSYPTVSGETKKEIERLLDAFLKDIRQSMGKMETLHDHLKQAYSRNFGEDELDRLIAHYSSPVGEKDAGMKKSAAIEYNTMWTAQFMNQYKARVEKLLQVVALVARGKAKQGA, from the coding sequence ATGCGCGACCAGGAGAAAAGACAACAGGGCTGTGTTGCACGGGTTGCTCTACTCGGGTGCTTCTGGAGCATGACAGTGGTCGTTGGGGGGGCTGTTGCCGATGCGGCTACGATCGAGAACTCCAAAACCATCAAAATTGAGAAGTTGCTGACGCTGATCCGAGTCTCTGAACTTGAGTCGGAATACGAGACGCTCACGCAAAAATATGTCAGCGAGTATGAGCAACAGATCCGAAAGTCCATTGCGGTCAGCTATCCCACTGTGTCAGGTGAGACCAAGAAGGAAATAGAACGCCTTCTTGATGCCTTTCTCAAAGACATTAGGCAGTCAATGGGGAAGATGGAAACCCTCCATGATCATCTCAAACAGGCGTACTCGAGAAATTTTGGTGAAGATGAACTGGATCGTCTGATTGCGCACTATTCCTCTCCGGTCGGTGAAAAAGATGCCGGGATGAAGAAGAGTGCGGCCATCGAATACAACACGATGTGGACGGCTCAGTTCATGAACCAATACAAGGCTCGAGTGGAAAAACTGTTACAGGTGGTTGCGCTGGTCGCGCGAGGCAAGGCGAAGCAGGGGGCATAG
- a CDS encoding NFACT family protein produces MILNRTDLTLVLAEIAPLLQGGWIQKIHQPQARTIVFDIRVPGETHRLLISCEPDSARLHLTTGSHLNPPTPPPFCQFLRARFQGARLDGIHQIENDRIVELQITSRDGPCTIMCELIGPKANLLVLDAERRVLRDLTRQCTNIGKLYEPPSQSTTSQKQAPSRFADTIGGLHPVSEAIDAHYREQESVLAVDRIKEERLRALKKTLKKEQRLIEAWRSDLAKAAAYHAYARYGELIKANLGAITKGTDRIEVTDYFDDQLPTIRIPLDPMKSPQSNMDDYFRKHRKYLAAERELKPRIERAELGLARLRQELRDIEQGTWTPPAAPSPRPNVATRTTPRAVDQPRGPFRRFTSTDGLPIFVGRNARENDELTFGLAKSDDLWLHARGTPGSHVVVRLGKGIEPPPETLRDAATLALLYSDLKKSGKGDVIYTRRKWVKKAKGQAPGAVIVTQEKSVHVSLDKNRLDAIKNRTSLD; encoded by the coding sequence ATGATACTAAACAGGACAGATCTGACCCTGGTCCTCGCGGAGATTGCTCCGCTGTTGCAGGGCGGCTGGATTCAGAAGATTCATCAACCACAGGCCCGCACCATCGTATTTGATATTCGGGTGCCGGGCGAGACCCATCGGCTGCTCATCTCGTGCGAGCCGGACAGCGCGAGACTCCACCTCACCACCGGCTCTCATCTGAATCCTCCGACACCTCCCCCTTTCTGCCAGTTTCTCCGAGCCCGTTTTCAAGGGGCCAGACTCGACGGCATCCATCAGATCGAGAACGACCGCATCGTCGAACTACAGATCACCAGCAGGGACGGGCCTTGCACCATCATGTGTGAATTGATCGGACCCAAGGCCAATCTCCTGGTCCTCGATGCCGAACGCCGAGTCCTGCGAGATTTGACTCGCCAATGCACGAATATTGGAAAACTGTATGAGCCACCGAGTCAAAGCACCACATCTCAGAAACAGGCACCGAGTCGTTTCGCAGATACCATCGGAGGTCTACACCCTGTCTCAGAGGCGATCGATGCCCATTACCGTGAGCAGGAATCCGTACTGGCCGTCGACCGGATCAAAGAAGAACGCCTACGTGCTCTAAAAAAGACGCTCAAGAAAGAGCAGCGGTTGATCGAGGCCTGGCGGAGTGACCTTGCAAAAGCAGCCGCCTACCACGCCTATGCCCGGTATGGAGAATTGATCAAGGCCAACCTTGGAGCCATCACGAAGGGAACCGATCGGATTGAGGTGACCGATTACTTCGATGACCAGCTCCCCACCATCAGGATTCCCCTCGACCCCATGAAATCTCCCCAGAGCAATATGGACGACTATTTTCGAAAGCACCGAAAATATCTTGCCGCTGAGAGAGAACTCAAACCGCGCATCGAACGAGCCGAGCTTGGTCTCGCGCGGTTACGCCAAGAACTTCGGGACATCGAGCAAGGAACCTGGACTCCACCTGCCGCACCTTCTCCCCGTCCAAACGTCGCCACCAGGACGACGCCTCGTGCCGTTGATCAGCCACGTGGTCCATTCCGTCGATTTACCTCGACCGATGGGCTGCCGATCTTCGTCGGACGCAATGCGCGAGAAAACGATGAACTGACATTTGGTCTCGCCAAGAGCGACGACCTGTGGCTGCATGCGCGTGGAACACCAGGATCACACGTCGTCGTTCGCTTAGGGAAAGGGATAGAGCCTCCACCGGAAACGCTTCGTGACGCGGCTACACTGGCCCTGCTCTACAGCGATCTGAAGAAAAGCGGCAAAGGCGATGTGATCTACACCAGGCGTAAGTGGGTGAAGAAAGCCAAGGGGCAGGCCCCTGGCGCGGTGATCGTGACCCAGGAAAAATCAGTGCACGTCAGTCTGGATAAAAACCGACTGGACGCAATCAAAAATCGGACTAGCCTGGATTGA
- a CDS encoding response regulator, producing MTSPQRAPAQASSPTMLVVDDEPAIIRLSRMMLEEAGYTVLEAEGSSEALKICTQHKGPIDLLLTDLVLPPPGFQLASTSNQFPHVHGHELAVRATMIRSELRIILMSGNPEKDLVSHGIKRGTLPFLAKPFERERLLALVKNVLSQPPMPLGVEPPPRAANDAEWFG from the coding sequence ATGACCAGTCCGCAACGTGCTCCGGCGCAAGCCAGCTCTCCAACAATGTTAGTCGTCGACGACGAACCGGCGATCATCAGACTCTCCAGAATGATGCTCGAAGAAGCGGGATATACCGTGCTTGAAGCCGAGGGCAGCTCGGAGGCCCTCAAGATCTGCACCCAACATAAGGGACCAATCGATCTCTTGCTGACAGACCTTGTGTTACCACCACCAGGTTTTCAGCTCGCCTCAACCTCCAACCAATTTCCACACGTCCATGGTCATGAGCTGGCCGTTCGAGCCACCATGATCCGGAGCGAGCTTCGCATCATTCTGATGTCCGGCAACCCTGAGAAAGACCTGGTGAGCCACGGGATCAAACGGGGAACACTCCCGTTTCTGGCAAAACCGTTCGAACGTGAGCGCTTGCTCGCCCTGGTAAAAAACGTACTCTCACAACCGCCAATGCCCCTTGGAGTGGAACCGCCCCCCCGTGCCGCCAATGATGCCGAGTGGTTCGGTTAG
- a CDS encoding 2OG-Fe(II) oxygenase has protein sequence MSTFSFRSSPVLVIENFWSAEERQFFRDGMNQAAWKSLSDLPSVREDFPQSGNWAKAEIGPPEGQRFLSRIQFPFIHDHIESFPDIVGRHLGFSYYSYAAGDCLLTHDDTDQGRPIAGRRTLHRRIAVVTYVHEEWQPDWGGELILYTSRSGGHAAQPDLFPTHCIEPRPGSLVMFTVPRFHRVCRVDATAGQHRRLSIAGWFMTEHA, from the coding sequence GTGAGTACATTTTCGTTTCGAAGCAGTCCCGTATTGGTGATTGAAAACTTTTGGTCCGCCGAGGAGCGACAGTTCTTTCGTGACGGGATGAATCAGGCGGCTTGGAAAAGTCTCTCAGATCTTCCCTCTGTCCGGGAAGACTTTCCGCAGTCAGGAAACTGGGCGAAAGCAGAAATTGGTCCTCCGGAGGGGCAGCGGTTCCTGTCGCGGATTCAATTTCCGTTCATCCATGACCACATCGAGTCCTTCCCCGACATTGTCGGGCGACATTTGGGATTTAGCTACTACTCGTATGCGGCAGGCGATTGTCTCCTTACCCATGACGACACGGATCAGGGGCGACCGATTGCGGGGCGGCGGACCCTGCATCGCCGGATCGCTGTGGTGACCTATGTTCATGAGGAATGGCAGCCGGATTGGGGAGGGGAATTGATCCTCTATACTTCGCGATCAGGTGGCCACGCTGCTCAACCTGATCTGTTCCCGACTCATTGTATTGAGCCGCGCCCGGGATCCTTGGTGATGTTTACCGTCCCTCGATTTCATCGGGTTTGTCGAGTCGATGCGACGGCTGGCCAGCACCGGAGGTTATCGATCGCCGGATGGTTTATGACGGAGCATGCGTAG
- a CDS encoding RNA-binding protein: MGSKIYVGGLPYSATEQQLSDLFAAHGAVASARIITDKFTGQSRGFGFVEMSSDAEAQAAITALNGSEMGGRTLTVNEARPQEPRTGGGGGRGGFGGGGGRSGGGGKRDRW, translated from the coding sequence ATGGGTTCGAAGATCTATGTCGGTGGGTTGCCCTACTCGGCGACCGAGCAGCAATTGAGTGACTTATTCGCGGCGCATGGTGCAGTGGCTTCTGCCCGCATCATCACGGATAAGTTCACCGGGCAATCCCGGGGATTCGGCTTTGTGGAAATGTCGTCCGATGCCGAAGCTCAAGCTGCCATCACGGCACTCAACGGGTCAGAAATGGGTGGCCGGACGCTTACAGTCAATGAAGCACGTCCCCAGGAGCCGCGGACCGGTGGTGGTGGCGGGCGTGGTGGATTCGGTGGAGGCGGTGGTCGCAGCGGAGGCGGTGGAAAGCGCGATCGCTGGTAA
- a CDS encoding ABC transporter permease has translation MRMKLHRITALIFRHLYLYRRSLPRIMEIFYWPFLDLVIWGFITLYLVRYQPQVPGFVTFFLGALILWDILFRAQQGITITYLEELWARNIMNLFASPLKPSEFLAATMAMSVMKVTAVSIIMAVCALIFYSYNVLMIGLWLGPFVLNLVVTGWIIGVLTTSLIMRFGQEAEVLAWSTVFLFQPISCAFYPLEILPDWLQGIAWVNPAAHIFEGMRAVLATGQAPLTHLAWAIGLNGVLVIGVVGWFYRTMTYCKDQGLLVRVGE, from the coding sequence CTGCGGATGAAACTTCATCGGATCACGGCACTGATCTTCAGGCATCTGTATCTCTATCGAAGAAGTTTGCCGCGGATCATGGAGATTTTCTATTGGCCGTTTCTCGATCTCGTGATTTGGGGATTCATCACGTTGTATCTTGTACGGTATCAACCACAGGTTCCCGGGTTCGTGACGTTCTTCTTAGGGGCGCTCATCCTCTGGGACATTCTCTTTCGTGCGCAGCAAGGGATCACGATCACGTATCTCGAAGAACTCTGGGCACGGAATATCATGAACTTGTTTGCCAGCCCGCTGAAGCCGAGCGAATTTCTCGCGGCGACGATGGCCATGAGCGTGATGAAGGTCACGGCGGTCTCAATCATCATGGCAGTCTGTGCCCTCATCTTTTATTCCTATAACGTGCTGATGATCGGTTTGTGGCTTGGTCCCTTCGTGCTGAATCTCGTCGTCACTGGCTGGATCATCGGCGTGTTGACTACATCGCTCATCATGCGATTTGGGCAGGAAGCCGAGGTCTTGGCCTGGAGCACGGTCTTTCTGTTTCAACCAATCTCGTGTGCCTTCTATCCCTTGGAGATCCTGCCGGACTGGCTTCAGGGGATTGCATGGGTGAACCCGGCCGCACATATTTTTGAGGGGATGCGGGCGGTCTTAGCGACGGGACAGGCGCCGCTCACGCACCTGGCCTGGGCTATCGGGCTCAACGGAGTACTGGTGATCGGTGTGGTCGGCTGGTTTTATCGAACGATGACCTATTGCAAAGATCAGGGGCTTTTGGTTCGAGTTGGGGAGTAA
- a CDS encoding ABC transporter ATP-binding protein: MASPVLKVSQLTKRFGDFTAVNGVSFEIRPGEILGLLGPNGAGKTTTIQMLLGLVTPTSGSIDVFGLDLSTHREEILQQVNFSSTYISMPQALTVEENLWVVARLYGLSDMAKRIDTVVRKLEMEEFQRKVTRKLSSGQMTRLALAKAILTEPRILFLDEPTASLDPDVAYKIRALLKEEQRASGLSILYTSHNMREMEEMSDRIIFFQRGRLVAEGTAQAIVDRFGQTDLEEVFLKLARESTASLPS, from the coding sequence ATGGCGAGTCCCGTTTTGAAAGTGTCACAATTGACGAAGCGCTTCGGCGACTTCACGGCAGTGAATGGCGTGTCGTTCGAGATCCGGCCGGGAGAGATTCTCGGATTGTTGGGGCCTAATGGGGCGGGCAAGACAACGACGATTCAGATGTTACTGGGGTTGGTGACACCGACATCGGGCTCCATCGACGTATTCGGTCTGGATTTGTCGACGCACCGGGAGGAGATTTTACAACAGGTCAACTTTTCGTCTACCTACATCTCAATGCCCCAAGCGTTGACGGTTGAGGAAAATCTCTGGGTGGTGGCGAGGTTGTACGGACTCTCCGATATGGCGAAACGGATCGACACGGTAGTGAGAAAACTTGAGATGGAAGAGTTTCAACGCAAAGTCACCCGCAAGCTGTCATCCGGGCAGATGACGCGGCTGGCGCTGGCCAAGGCCATTCTCACGGAGCCGCGCATTCTCTTTCTTGACGAACCGACGGCGAGTTTGGACCCTGATGTGGCGTACAAGATCAGAGCTCTGTTGAAAGAGGAGCAGCGAGCATCAGGCCTGAGCATCTTATACACTTCCCACAATATGCGGGAGATGGAAGAAATGTCGGACCGGATTATTTTTTTCCAGCGCGGGCGGCTGGTGGCCGAGGGGACAGCACAAGCCATCGTTGATCGATTCGGCCAAACCGACCTTGAGGAGGTGTTTTTGAAGTTGGCACGGGAATCAACGGCTTCTTTGCCATCATGA
- a CDS encoding NapC/NirT family cytochrome c translates to MSWTSRTTIALAVMVGAVALAGIAIPLTNQPEFCAGCHTIAPSYQSWAKSSHKDISCVACHVRPGLHGWLTDKVLAGAKDAAITLLGTPTEAHNLKATVDSGVCLSCHRHILRVSEIASRDLPLPVKEVGLVVSHRQHMEAFTVRGQGEGCTTCHAGVVHDEPIKGYPIVIPRGHVSADSKPWYPLYPEGSSLRTRALSDCFRCHDGKTQHDGRVLDRKCDTCHSPEKISGALLFN, encoded by the coding sequence ATGAGCTGGACGTCTAGGACCACGATTGCGTTGGCCGTCATGGTCGGGGCTGTCGCTCTGGCGGGGATTGCGATTCCATTGACTAATCAACCTGAGTTCTGTGCCGGATGCCACACCATTGCGCCCTCTTACCAGAGTTGGGCGAAATCCTCACATAAAGACATCAGCTGTGTTGCCTGCCATGTGCGGCCTGGGCTTCACGGGTGGCTTACGGACAAGGTGTTGGCTGGGGCCAAGGATGCAGCCATCACGCTCCTGGGGACTCCGACGGAGGCGCACAATCTGAAAGCGACGGTGGATTCTGGCGTCTGCCTAAGCTGTCATCGACACATTCTTCGTGTCTCGGAAATTGCGTCCCGCGATCTCCCGCTACCGGTGAAGGAGGTGGGGTTAGTCGTGAGTCATCGCCAACATATGGAGGCATTCACGGTTCGTGGACAGGGAGAAGGCTGTACGACCTGTCATGCCGGTGTCGTGCATGATGAACCGATCAAGGGCTATCCCATTGTGATCCCACGTGGCCATGTGTCTGCCGACAGCAAACCATGGTATCCCCTCTATCCGGAAGGGTCCTCCCTGCGCACGAGAGCCCTCAGCGATTGTTTCCGTTGCCATGATGGAAAGACGCAGCATGACGGTAGGGTGTTGGACAGAAAATGTGACACGTGCCATAGCCCCGAGAAGATCAGCGGTGCCTTGTTGTTCAATTGA
- the mobB gene encoding molybdopterin-guanine dinucleotide biosynthesis protein B — translation MSIPIVSFIGRSNSGKTTLIERVIPELVRAGYRVATVKHAGHGFDLDTEGKDSWRHKRAGAGSVIVVSKGSLALFADVSEQLKVEEVRDRFLDHSYDLIIAEGWKSEDYPKIIVVRDQLEEVSYSSDGLLAVVSDRPVDLPVPVLHLDDVAGVAALLIRQFPLRHREHELDV, via the coding sequence ATGTCCATTCCAATCGTTTCGTTTATTGGTCGCTCGAATAGCGGAAAGACCACGTTGATTGAGCGGGTCATTCCTGAGCTCGTGCGGGCCGGGTATCGTGTTGCAACGGTAAAACACGCCGGTCACGGATTCGATCTCGATACCGAAGGAAAAGATAGTTGGCGCCATAAACGCGCCGGCGCCGGCAGTGTCATCGTCGTGTCGAAGGGGAGTCTCGCCCTCTTTGCCGATGTATCCGAACAGCTCAAGGTGGAAGAAGTCCGAGACCGTTTCCTGGATCACTCGTACGATCTCATCATTGCGGAGGGATGGAAGAGTGAGGACTATCCCAAGATCATTGTCGTGCGCGATCAGTTGGAGGAAGTTTCCTATTCGTCCGACGGTCTTCTCGCCGTCGTGTCCGATAGGCCGGTCGATCTTCCAGTGCCTGTGTTGCATCTGGACGATGTCGCCGGCGTGGCCGCACTCTTGATTCGGCAGTTTCCCCTTCGGCACCGGGAGCATGAGCTGGACGTCTAG
- a CDS encoding molybdopterin molybdotransferase MoeA: MKAADAMTGLTQLHDAQRVVLDATPVLGIEKVSIVDVLGRVLGENIVAERDNPPWDNSAMDGFAVRWEDIKQEHAIQKPVTLSIIEDVPAGTMPTKTVGPGEAIRIMTGAPMPRGADTVLKVEDTEPTPASVRVLKPEPKGANIRPQGEDVKKGDCIIAQGTRIRPGEAGMLAILAKALVYVYQRPRVAILSTGDELADLDERFSEEKIINSNSYGMAAAVQEAGGVPLLLGIARDTPAALKEKISQGLNADILVLSGGVSMGDYDFTKAVFRELGAEMNFWKLAIRPGQPLAFGRIQGKLAFGLPGNPVSSMVTFEQLVRPALQKMSGCRTYGRPVLQAIFQEKFSKRTDRRHFLRGVLTREEGVFKVRTTGDQGSGILTSMVKANCLIDIPVETERLQPGDEVTVQLLSGEAWSTRTEQIHSGAHRLSCC; this comes from the coding sequence GTGAAAGCTGCCGATGCCATGACTGGTTTGACCCAACTCCACGATGCACAACGAGTGGTGCTTGATGCCACGCCGGTGTTAGGAATTGAAAAAGTCTCGATTGTGGATGTCTTGGGCCGTGTGCTGGGTGAGAACATCGTTGCCGAGCGGGACAATCCGCCATGGGACAACTCTGCCATGGATGGGTTTGCGGTGAGGTGGGAGGATATCAAACAAGAGCATGCTATCCAGAAGCCGGTGACGCTTTCGATTATTGAAGATGTTCCCGCCGGGACGATGCCGACAAAAACGGTTGGGCCTGGTGAGGCAATCCGGATCATGACTGGTGCCCCGATGCCCCGAGGGGCGGATACGGTGCTCAAAGTCGAGGACACTGAGCCGACACCGGCATCCGTGCGCGTGTTGAAGCCGGAACCGAAGGGCGCCAACATCAGGCCCCAGGGTGAGGACGTCAAGAAAGGCGACTGCATCATCGCCCAGGGGACCAGGATTCGTCCCGGTGAGGCTGGGATGCTGGCGATCCTTGCGAAGGCACTGGTGTATGTCTATCAGCGGCCTCGGGTAGCGATTCTGTCGACCGGCGACGAATTGGCTGATTTGGATGAGCGCTTCAGTGAAGAGAAGATCATCAACTCGAATAGTTACGGCATGGCCGCGGCTGTGCAGGAAGCCGGAGGGGTTCCGCTCTTGCTCGGTATTGCCCGCGATACACCAGCCGCTCTCAAGGAGAAGATTTCGCAAGGGTTGAATGCCGATATCCTGGTCCTGTCCGGTGGAGTTTCGATGGGTGATTATGATTTCACCAAAGCGGTCTTCCGTGAGCTTGGGGCCGAGATGAACTTTTGGAAACTCGCGATCAGACCCGGGCAACCCTTGGCATTTGGCAGGATCCAAGGCAAGCTGGCCTTCGGCCTTCCTGGTAATCCCGTGTCCTCCATGGTGACGTTTGAGCAACTCGTAAGACCGGCACTGCAGAAGATGAGCGGCTGCCGGACCTATGGACGGCCGGTGCTGCAGGCGATCTTTCAGGAGAAATTTTCCAAGCGTACTGATCGGCGTCATTTCTTGCGAGGGGTCCTGACACGAGAAGAGGGGGTCTTCAAGGTTCGCACGACCGGTGACCAGGGTTCCGGTATTCTGACCTCAATGGTGAAGGCGAATTGTCTCATCGATATCCCGGTAGAGACGGAGCGACTTCAGCCCGGTGACGAGGTCACGGTCCAGTTGTTGAGCGGCGAGGCCTGGTCCACAAGAACCGAACAGATCCATTCCGGAGCCCATCGGCTCTCTTGTTGCTAA
- a CDS encoding Mrp/NBP35 family ATP-binding protein has translation MTRELNVINNSGSEDACTYMWACAICDETERCQKDKEGHSRWLVAKRMERIEYKVLIMSNKGGVGKSTCTTNIAVSLALKGWHVGICDMDIHGPNIPKMVGAEGQKLKISTSGGIIPFQAYNLKIASMSFLLQNSDDPIIWRDAYKYEFINQLLGGVDWQDLNFLLIDLPPGTGNESVTTIDLLGQVSGAVIVTTPQEVALLDSRKSVTFCKDSDVPIIGIVENMSGLECPHCHTHIDVFRKGGGEASANDMGVPFLGRIPLDPDVVTQSDAGEPFALFNSDTPTAEAYHQIANQVEAFCKKGASLLKVGKPTAGPMRGIRQ, from the coding sequence ATGACACGTGAACTCAATGTGATCAATAACAGTGGAAGCGAGGATGCCTGCACCTACATGTGGGCTTGCGCCATCTGTGATGAAACAGAGCGATGTCAAAAGGATAAAGAAGGGCATAGCCGTTGGCTGGTGGCCAAGCGGATGGAGCGGATTGAGTACAAGGTGCTCATTATGAGCAATAAGGGTGGTGTAGGGAAGAGTACCTGCACTACGAACATTGCGGTCAGTTTGGCACTCAAGGGATGGCATGTCGGCATCTGTGATATGGACATCCATGGCCCCAATATTCCCAAGATGGTCGGGGCCGAAGGACAGAAGCTCAAGATCAGCACTTCCGGGGGGATCATTCCCTTCCAGGCGTACAATTTGAAGATCGCCTCCATGTCGTTTCTGCTGCAGAACTCGGATGATCCTATTATCTGGCGAGATGCCTATAAGTATGAATTCATCAATCAGCTGCTGGGCGGAGTCGATTGGCAAGATCTAAATTTTCTCCTGATCGATCTTCCTCCTGGTACTGGCAACGAATCAGTCACCACGATCGACTTGCTCGGCCAGGTCAGCGGCGCGGTCATCGTCACGACTCCTCAGGAAGTGGCGCTGCTCGATTCGCGCAAGTCAGTGACCTTTTGTAAGGATAGTGACGTGCCGATCATCGGCATTGTGGAAAATATGAGTGGGCTTGAGTGTCCACATTGCCATACGCATATCGATGTGTTCCGAAAGGGTGGTGGGGAAGCTTCCGCGAACGATATGGGGGTTCCCTTCTTGGGGCGAATTCCGCTCGACCCGGATGTAGTCACCCAATCGGATGCCGGGGAACCCTTTGCGCTCTTCAACTCTGATACGCCCACGGCGGAGGCCTACCATCAGATTGCCAATCAAGTCGAAGCGTTCTGCAAGAAGGGGGCATCGCTTCTGAAAGTAGGAAAGCCGACCGCCGGGCCGATGAGAGGAATACGCCAGTGA